From Ruminococcus sp. HUN007, a single genomic window includes:
- a CDS encoding ACT domain-containing protein yields the protein MASKVRQLSVFVENKPGRLSAVLKILGDNKIDIRAMNIADTNDFGILRLILSDTDKSAAVLKEKDYAVAVNHVIALDVDDIPGGLAGALSVLDKNGVSVEYMYASLSKKDASAHILIRVDDYAKAEEALSSNGYRMLSDEEVKNL from the coding sequence ATGGCATCAAAAGTAAGACAGTTATCAGTATTTGTAGAAAACAAACCAGGCAGATTATCTGCTGTATTAAAGATCTTAGGAGATAACAAGATCGACATTCGTGCAATGAACATTGCAGATACCAATGACTTCGGCATACTCAGACTCATCTTAAGTGATACGGATAAGAGTGCCGCTGTCCTTAAGGAGAAGGACTATGCCGTAGCAGTTAATCATGTTATCGCTCTTGACGTTGATGATATACCGGGCGGACTTGCAGGCGCACTCAGCGTGCTTGACAAGAACGGCGTAAGTGTTGAGTACATGTATGCATCACTTTCCAAGAAGGATGCTTCGGCGCATATTCTTATCAGAGTTGATGATTATGCGAAGGCTGAGGAGGCTCTTTCATCAAACGGCTACAGAATGCTCAGTGATGAAGAGGTAAAGAATCTCTGA
- a CDS encoding sigma-70 family RNA polymerase sigma factor, whose product MDREEFRKDVKLAVSGDKQAFSRLYALVYEELYRTAFYSLRNEHDAADAVSDTVLDAYNSIGKLRSEEAFRSWIFKILSAKIKRKQAEYASPASDIDAPEYENVLSDNFSFESLELAEAMYRIDDDERLILSLSVLSGYTGDEIAKIIGMKASSVRSKLMRTKEKLKKTDRRLILKPD is encoded by the coding sequence ATGGACCGTGAAGAATTCAGAAAGGATGTGAAACTTGCTGTAAGCGGTGATAAGCAGGCGTTTTCGCGGCTGTATGCGCTGGTTTATGAGGAACTTTACAGAACAGCGTTCTACAGTCTGCGCAATGAACATGATGCGGCCGATGCAGTGAGTGACACCGTCCTTGATGCGTACAATTCCATAGGAAAACTCCGGAGCGAGGAAGCTTTCAGGAGCTGGATATTTAAAATACTTTCGGCTAAGATAAAAAGAAAACAGGCCGAGTATGCAAGTCCTGCATCTGATATAGACGCACCGGAGTACGAGAATGTTTTAAGCGATAATTTCAGTTTCGAATCGCTGGAACTTGCTGAGGCCATGTACAGGATAGATGATGATGAAAGACTCATCCTGTCGCTGTCAGTCTTAAGCGGATATACCGGTGATGAGATAGCGAAAATAATCGGAATGAAGGCTTCATCAGTCCGTTCAAAGCTCATGAGAACAAAAGAGAAACTGAAAAAAACTGATAGGCGGCTGATACTTAAACCTGATTAA
- a CDS encoding beta-propeller domain-containing protein, with protein MSDKIKEILETPIVPDELKPENIPELLEKRGGKGISDGTETGGVLREESIKTLDGSGKSGKKKIIRTICSYSAVAAACLLIVGGIMKFVPHAGKDMMTADMITNNTEGIKSDGKRKTSSTKSEEAASDNAESFEEGCTETSVNGSFAYVNAESYEQLFDRAKNAKLTRYGMLAGIDEDVISEEAEDSSLDEEWNNGAETDVYDTLRQVEGVAESDIIKANDRGVFYVTDNTPIYVSAWYGESVTYIPVDKNTGKFGEKKILDVNADAGIPENVWSDVSAMYLTDEKLTVIVSSGGISEGENAKPATTTVLTYDITGEAPAFSGRGVQSGNYSSSRMKDNILYLVTEETSWNFFRYGLVYDEEEGPREKQEKTYADTDKRMYVPFYGESYENAGCLDLGCIFIPEDDTEDGSTVMISGIDINSPESAVSSAAVSGYSGDIYCTADALYIQQVSYNGETDWNGSKTTFSKFALANGVISPVASGTVKGTVLNQFSMDEYNGYFRTATTSYEKLIDGEWNYQPSNNVFVLDAGMNVVGSITDIAPDETIKSVNFQGNTAYVVTYERTDPLFAIDLSDPEDPVITDEFKINGYSSFLWKWDEDHLLGFGVDATSEGIETGVKLVMFDVSDNGELKEDGYYAISAGDTYHSSYSTAVYDRKALLIDPEKNLIGFPLEEYDKDYTNSARSYLVFSYENGQFTEKGRIDSHSTYAGFDRGLYIGDHLYVFSHDEAVSTDLETMTETDRTEFDTPDNRKKNEETALAGE; from the coding sequence ATGAGTGACAAAATAAAAGAAATACTCGAAACACCGATAGTACCGGATGAACTTAAGCCGGAAAATATTCCGGAACTCCTTGAAAAACGAGGCGGAAAAGGTATATCTGACGGAACGGAAACCGGCGGTGTTCTGAGAGAAGAAAGCATAAAAACACTTGACGGAAGCGGAAAATCAGGAAAGAAAAAGATAATAAGAACGATCTGTTCATATTCTGCTGTCGCTGCGGCGTGCCTGCTGATCGTTGGCGGTATCATGAAGTTTGTTCCGCACGCGGGCAAAGATATGATGACTGCAGATATGATCACAAACAATACTGAAGGTATAAAATCAGACGGTAAGAGAAAGACTTCGTCGACAAAAAGTGAGGAGGCTGCATCGGATAACGCTGAATCATTTGAAGAAGGATGCACGGAAACATCAGTAAACGGCAGTTTCGCGTATGTGAATGCCGAAAGCTACGAGCAGCTTTTTGACAGGGCGAAAAATGCGAAACTTACAAGGTACGGGATGCTTGCAGGGATCGACGAAGACGTAATATCTGAAGAAGCTGAAGATTCATCACTGGATGAAGAGTGGAACAACGGAGCGGAAACGGATGTCTACGATACTTTAAGACAGGTCGAAGGCGTTGCCGAATCAGACATAATCAAGGCTAATGACCGCGGTGTTTTCTATGTGACGGATAATACTCCGATATATGTATCTGCCTGGTACGGAGAGAGCGTTACATACATTCCGGTGGATAAGAACACCGGAAAGTTCGGTGAGAAAAAAATTCTTGATGTTAATGCTGACGCCGGAATTCCTGAAAATGTATGGTCAGATGTATCTGCAATGTATCTGACAGATGAGAAACTTACGGTTATCGTTTCTTCAGGGGGCATCAGTGAGGGAGAAAATGCAAAGCCTGCCACAACGACAGTGCTGACATATGATATTACAGGTGAAGCACCTGCTTTTTCAGGCAGGGGAGTTCAGAGCGGTAATTACTCTTCATCGAGAATGAAGGATAATATTCTTTATCTGGTTACAGAAGAAACATCGTGGAATTTTTTCAGATACGGTCTGGTATATGACGAAGAGGAAGGACCACGTGAAAAGCAGGAAAAGACTTACGCTGATACGGATAAGCGCATGTATGTTCCGTTTTACGGCGAAAGCTATGAAAATGCCGGATGTCTGGATCTTGGCTGTATCTTCATTCCGGAAGATGACACCGAAGACGGCAGCACTGTAATGATATCAGGCATAGACATAAACTCTCCGGAGAGTGCGGTATCTTCTGCAGCAGTTTCAGGATATTCGGGTGACATCTACTGCACGGCAGATGCGCTCTACATACAGCAGGTAAGTTATAACGGCGAAACTGACTGGAACGGTTCAAAGACCACATTTTCAAAGTTTGCCCTTGCGAACGGAGTTATATCGCCTGTGGCATCGGGAACAGTAAAGGGAACGGTTCTTAACCAGTTCTCGATGGATGAATATAACGGATATTTCAGAACGGCCACTACATCTTATGAAAAACTCATTGACGGGGAATGGAACTATCAGCCTTCAAACAATGTTTTCGTCCTTGATGCCGGCATGAATGTGGTTGGGTCCATAACAGACATCGCACCGGATGAAACGATAAAGTCAGTGAATTTCCAGGGAAACACGGCTTATGTGGTAACATATGAACGGACAGATCCGCTGTTTGCCATAGACCTTTCAGATCCGGAGGATCCGGTCATAACCGATGAATTCAAGATAAACGGATACAGCTCTTTCCTCTGGAAATGGGATGAAGATCATCTTTTAGGATTCGGAGTGGATGCTACAAGCGAGGGTATCGAGACAGGCGTAAAGCTTGTGATGTTCGATGTTTCCGACAACGGTGAGCTGAAGGAAGACGGATATTATGCAATAAGTGCCGGAGATACATATCACAGCTCATACTCGACGGCTGTTTATGACAGAAAAGCGCTGCTGATCGATCCTGAAAAGAATCTCATAGGATTCCCGCTTGAGGAATACGACAAAGACTACACTAACTCGGCACGTTCATATCTGGTATTCAGCTATGAAAACGGACAGTTTACCGAAAAGGGAAGAATAGATTCGCACAGCACATACGCTGGTTTTGACAGAGGACTTTACATTGGTGATCATCTGTATGTATTCTCGCACGATGAGGCAGTAAGTACAGATCTTGAAACTATGACAGAAACAGACAGAACGGAATTTGATACACCAGACAACAGAAAGAAAAACGAAGAAACGGCACTTGCCGGTGAATAA
- a CDS encoding DUF4349 domain-containing protein, protein MKKNNRNYTKAAAVFLVCMALLTSCGAPKFEMASDMAYTNSSASRGVQADYKSKTEGAAYENYDDGAALGDYASEAAGEKGGTVYGEETADPQTEKVQNTDISTESINSEMLIYSCTMGIDVLDFDPSVENFRAMLKQYQGFVESEDFNDGGNMSRWYDEKAEKWSTYRATVRVPSRVYDDFCNEVAGLGDLRSKNASVENVSQEYSDLSTTLKIYEQKENRYLELLAKAQDEANAVAIEEKLTGVQVEIAKLKTRMNQIKTDVAYSYVYVTINEVKEYHAEPVHTDTFGERLSNTLKDAGKGFLNFLENLLFFLIYALPYLILFGIGIFLFVKIVKALANAGRKRKEKKAAKMAERMKEAEKIKAENTETVMKDTEDK, encoded by the coding sequence ATGAAAAAGAATAACAGAAACTACACAAAGGCTGCAGCGGTTTTCCTGGTATGCATGGCACTTCTTACATCGTGCGGAGCACCGAAATTTGAAATGGCTTCGGATATGGCATATACCAACAGTTCGGCTTCGCGCGGTGTCCAGGCAGATTACAAGTCAAAGACAGAGGGTGCTGCTTATGAAAACTATGATGACGGAGCTGCCCTCGGCGACTATGCATCAGAGGCAGCAGGTGAAAAAGGCGGTACTGTTTACGGAGAAGAAACAGCGGATCCGCAGACTGAAAAGGTACAGAACACTGACATCAGTACGGAATCGATAAACAGTGAAATGCTTATCTACTCATGCACCATGGGAATCGACGTTCTTGATTTTGACCCGTCAGTGGAAAACTTCAGGGCAATGCTCAAACAGTATCAGGGTTTTGTTGAGTCGGAAGATTTCAACGACGGCGGAAACATGAGCAGATGGTATGACGAAAAGGCGGAAAAGTGGAGCACATACCGTGCAACTGTAAGAGTACCGAGCAGGGTGTATGACGATTTCTGCAATGAAGTCGCAGGACTCGGTGACTTAAGAAGCAAGAATGCATCTGTCGAAAATGTAAGTCAGGAATACTCTGATCTTTCGACCACACTTAAGATCTATGAGCAGAAGGAAAACAGATATCTTGAACTTCTTGCAAAGGCACAGGACGAGGCAAACGCCGTTGCTATCGAAGAAAAGCTTACCGGTGTCCAGGTGGAGATAGCAAAGCTCAAGACACGAATGAACCAGATAAAGACCGACGTAGCTTATTCCTATGTTTACGTAACTATCAACGAAGTAAAGGAATATCATGCAGAACCGGTACACACTGATACATTCGGAGAAAGACTTTCAAATACACTTAAGGATGCAGGAAAAGGATTCCTTAATTTCCTTGAAAATCTCCTGTTCTTCCTCATCTACGCGCTCCCTTATCTTATCCTTTTCGGAATCGGAATATTCCTGTTCGTGAAGATAGTAAAGGCTCTTGCGAATGCCGGCAGAAAGAGAAAGGAAAAGAAAGCTGCGAAGATGGCTGAAAGAATGAAGGAAGCAGAGAAGATAAAGGCTGAAAACACTGAAACAGTAATGAAGGATACAGAAGACAAATAA
- a CDS encoding DEAD/DEAH box helicase produces MQIRMTMKKNFMLKERVIVINIYDFDTPRCKEVDKKELEAGRRLFKHNEITNGELSIDGMYSFWLRPEKDCYYGTRTAVELNDDGKITNSFCSCQRLGDDSICRHQAACMFYIKENFRSDLEKRRKIVFQQLMNDLEPEDEDDQTTVVPVTRLLPVITMKDNEIQCSLKAGNEKFYAVPSIPDLKAAFESETTMQYGKKCVMMHRYSDLDEDSKRLLDVCYYIYTGTVFDLAKTRNKAPRKYITVRGKHLDNFFRLFNGRDVEINGEPYSVRFKNPHIYGEIVRSDENGYSVRITSCPDCFGVGRRCGYIDHEKRRVYITDAGFSGTALKLISVCLQMKSLYISNDNMQAFYSGVLKPVLKYIEIKGANKLDDYVPPELEANLYIDCIEDGVSARPEFVYGDKKFSGFYDQKKNPFCDYKAERLIKNTFLKFFTEQSTKDPDTWFLHGDSALFELLTSGLTELESCMEVFVSDAFKKIGVRAPVRPAIGIRPSGSLLALDITAEGYTTGELVDMLKSYRRGAKYHRLKDGSFALLTDAMTELSDVTENLNISEKQLLKENLKVPKYRMLYLDSLKKNCENLRINRSAEFKKIVSSYGMMMEDSEQLAVPDSLDTVMREYQKYGFRWMKTISAYHFGGILADDMGLGKTLQAISLVLDNKQDPDGMRKPSLVVCPASLTLNWKNEAERFAPELSVLTVIGTVQAREELFADIDKYDLIVTPYSLLTRDIDKYENMEFAFQFIDEAQYIKNQNTQAAKAVKSINAEVKFALTGTPVENSLAELWSIFDYIMPDYLYAYTYFRKNFEAPITAKKETRVISELQKVVSPFILRRMKKEVLKELPDKTETIMYANMGEEQSKVYSANVADVKKTLAKDLKDGADRIKILAMLTRLRQICCDPSLVYDNYEGGSAKLEQCIDLVSSCVGSGHKILLFSQFTSMLDIISKRLDEEGISYYTITGQTKPADRIQLVNDFNADDTNVFLISLKAGGTGLNLTGADIVIHYDPWWNLSAENQASDRAYRIGQKRNVQIYKLITDRTIEEKIIDLQTKKAELYDIAVNGEGDIMHMSADDIMSILE; encoded by the coding sequence ATGCAGATCCGTATGACCATGAAGAAAAACTTCATGCTGAAAGAAAGAGTGATCGTTATTAATATTTATGATTTTGATACTCCAAGATGTAAAGAAGTGGACAAAAAAGAGCTTGAAGCAGGCCGGCGGCTGTTTAAGCATAATGAAATAACTAACGGTGAACTGAGCATTGACGGTATGTATTCCTTCTGGCTCAGGCCGGAAAAAGACTGTTACTATGGTACACGAACGGCTGTTGAACTGAATGATGACGGCAAAATAACGAACTCTTTCTGTTCCTGTCAGCGTCTTGGTGACGACAGTATCTGCAGGCATCAGGCTGCCTGTATGTTCTATATCAAGGAGAACTTCAGATCTGATCTTGAAAAGAGACGCAAGATAGTTTTTCAGCAGCTGATGAATGATCTCGAACCGGAAGATGAAGACGATCAGACGACAGTAGTTCCTGTTACCAGACTGCTTCCTGTAATTACGATGAAGGACAATGAAATACAGTGTTCGCTTAAAGCCGGAAATGAAAAATTCTATGCTGTACCGAGTATACCTGACCTTAAGGCTGCGTTTGAATCTGAAACAACAATGCAGTACGGTAAAAAATGCGTGATGATGCACCGGTACAGTGATCTTGACGAAGACAGCAAAAGACTGCTTGATGTGTGCTATTACATATATACCGGTACAGTATTTGATCTTGCAAAAACCAGAAACAAGGCGCCGCGAAAGTATATCACTGTACGAGGAAAACACCTGGATAATTTCTTCAGACTTTTTAACGGACGTGATGTGGAGATAAACGGAGAGCCGTATTCGGTACGGTTTAAAAATCCTCACATTTACGGAGAGATCGTCCGTTCAGATGAAAACGGATATTCAGTACGCATAACTTCATGTCCGGACTGCTTCGGTGTCGGCAGGCGCTGCGGATATATAGATCATGAAAAGCGCAGAGTGTACATTACAGATGCGGGATTTTCCGGAACGGCGCTTAAGCTTATCAGTGTCTGTCTGCAGATGAAGTCTCTTTATATCAGCAATGACAATATGCAGGCTTTCTACAGCGGTGTGCTTAAGCCGGTTCTCAAGTATATTGAAATAAAAGGCGCCAACAAGCTTGATGATTATGTTCCGCCGGAGCTGGAAGCAAATCTGTACATCGACTGCATCGAGGACGGCGTCTCCGCAAGACCGGAGTTTGTTTACGGGGACAAAAAGTTTTCCGGATTCTATGACCAGAAGAAAAATCCGTTCTGCGACTACAAGGCTGAGCGTCTGATAAAGAATACGTTCCTTAAGTTTTTCACCGAACAGAGCACAAAGGATCCTGATACCTGGTTCCTGCACGGCGACAGTGCTCTTTTTGAGCTTCTCACCTCAGGACTTACCGAGCTTGAAAGCTGTATGGAAGTCTTTGTGAGCGATGCTTTCAAAAAGATAGGCGTAAGAGCTCCCGTCAGACCTGCAATCGGCATTCGTCCGTCCGGTTCGCTTCTTGCACTTGACATAACTGCGGAAGGATACACCACGGGTGAACTTGTAGATATGCTCAAGAGCTACCGCCGCGGCGCGAAATATCACCGTCTGAAGGACGGAAGCTTTGCACTGCTTACTGATGCGATGACTGAACTTTCGGACGTTACGGAAAACCTTAACATAAGCGAAAAGCAGCTTTTAAAGGAAAACCTGAAGGTGCCGAAGTACCGCATGCTTTATCTCGACAGCCTCAAGAAAAACTGCGAGAATCTGCGTATAAACAGAAGTGCGGAATTTAAAAAGATCGTAAGCAGTTACGGAATGATGATGGAGGATTCTGAACAGCTTGCTGTACCGGACTCACTTGACACTGTAATGCGTGAGTATCAGAAGTACGGCTTCCGCTGGATGAAGACAATTTCTGCATACCATTTCGGAGGTATACTTGCAGACGACATGGGCCTCGGTAAAACGCTTCAGGCTATTTCGCTGGTCCTTGACAACAAGCAGGATCCGGACGGGATGAGAAAACCGTCACTGGTAGTGTGCCCGGCATCGCTGACACTCAACTGGAAAAATGAGGCCGAACGTTTTGCTCCGGAACTTTCCGTGCTTACCGTTATCGGCACAGTGCAGGCCCGTGAGGAGCTTTTCGCCGATATAGATAAATACGATCTGATCGTAACGCCGTATTCACTGCTCACAAGGGATATTGACAAATACGAGAACATGGAATTTGCATTCCAGTTCATCGATGAAGCACAGTACATCAAAAATCAGAACACACAGGCGGCCAAGGCTGTAAAGTCAATAAATGCGGAAGTAAAATTCGCTCTTACGGGTACACCGGTCGAAAACAGCCTTGCGGAACTATGGAGTATTTTCGACTACATTATGCCGGATTACCTGTATGCCTACACCTACTTCAGAAAGAATTTTGAAGCTCCGATAACCGCGAAGAAAGAGACGAGAGTCATAAGCGAGCTTCAGAAGGTCGTTTCTCCGTTTATCCTCAGAAGAATGAAGAAGGAAGTTTTAAAGGAACTGCCGGACAAGACGGAAACCATAATGTACGCGAACATGGGCGAGGAGCAGAGCAAGGTCTACTCGGCCAATGTGGCTGACGTAAAGAAGACACTTGCCAAGGACTTAAAGGACGGCGCCGACCGCATCAAGATCCTTGCAATGCTCACAAGACTCAGACAGATATGCTGCGATCCGTCGCTTGTCTACGACAATTACGAGGGCGGCAGCGCAAAGCTTGAACAGTGCATCGATCTTGTAAGCAGCTGCGTGGGATCCGGACACAAGATACTCCTGTTCTCGCAGTTCACATCGATGCTTGACATCATCTCAAAGCGTCTTGATGAAGAAGGCATAAGCTACTACACGATAACCGGACAGACAAAGCCGGCGGACAGAATACAGCTTGTAAATGACTTCAATGCTGACGATACGAATGTTTTCCTTATCTCGCTGAAGGCAGGCGGCACGGGACTTAACCTTACCGGCGCGGATATTGTCATCCACTACGATCCGTGGTGGAATCTTTCAGCTGAAAACCAGGCGTCTGACCGTGCGTACCGTATAGGACAGAAAAGGAATGTCCAGATCTACAAGCTCATAACTGACAGGACGATCGAGGAAAAGATCATTGATCTTCAGACGAAAAAAGCCGAGCTCTACGACATTGCAGTAAACGGCGAAGGTGACATCATGCATATGTCTGCGGACGATATCATGAGTATTCTTGAATAG
- a CDS encoding ATP-binding cassette domain-containing protein codes for MLQLKDIRWSTENGESILNGVDLTVPDGKLTVITGPNGGGKTSLAKVIAGLYKPEGGQIIADGKDITDWSITERSRHGLAYAFQQPVRFKGLTVRDLLSISAGKELTSAEVCHLLATVGLCGRDYIDREADASLSGGESKRIEIATVLARKDAKILVFDEPEAGIDLWSFTSLIEAFENIKKDSDRSLLIISHQERIMNIADYIAVVADGKVSKMGTREEIFPSLMDKTAATRCSLRTNEGGAL; via the coding sequence ATGCTGCAGCTTAAAGATATAAGATGGTCCACTGAGAACGGTGAAAGCATTCTGAACGGTGTTGACCTTACAGTACCGGACGGAAAACTTACAGTAATTACAGGACCGAACGGAGGCGGAAAGACCTCACTTGCCAAGGTGATAGCAGGTCTTTACAAGCCGGAAGGCGGTCAGATCATAGCAGACGGAAAAGACATCACAGACTGGAGCATAACGGAGCGTTCAAGACACGGCCTTGCCTATGCTTTCCAGCAGCCTGTACGTTTCAAGGGTCTTACAGTTCGTGATCTTCTTTCCATTTCAGCGGGAAAAGAACTTACAAGTGCGGAAGTGTGCCATCTTCTTGCAACTGTCGGACTCTGCGGCCGTGACTATATCGACAGGGAAGCGGACGCAAGCCTTTCAGGCGGCGAAAGCAAGAGAATCGAAATAGCAACAGTTCTTGCGAGAAAAGACGCAAAGATACTCGTTTTCGATGAACCGGAAGCAGGTATCGACCTCTGGAGCTTTACAAGTCTTATCGAGGCTTTTGAAAATATCAAGAAGGACAGTGACCGTTCGCTCCTTATCATCTCACATCAGGAGAGAATAATGAACATTGCTGACTACATTGCGGTAGTAGCGGACGGAAAGGTCTCAAAGATGGGTACAAGGGAAGAAATATTCCCTTCACTTATGGACAAGACGGCAGCAACACGCTGCTCGCTCAGGACAAATGAAGGAGGAGCTTTATAA
- a CDS encoding SufD family Fe-S cluster assembly protein has protein sequence MNSITEQLLSVVSDWDGSYKGAYNIREDGGCAGRQSSENIKIEPKSDNPGIVIKISSKAQNETVYIPACVTKAGVNDLVYNDFIVEDGADVIIVAGCGVHSEGEEEARHNGIHRFFIGKNAKVIYKEKHIGTGNGKGAKRIDPVTDVEMDENSYMEMDTVQIGGVTSTSRLTTARLGKDAKLVIRERLMTEGDEKAKSDFKVDMNGDGSSVDLVSRSVARGSSYQEFVSTINGNCKCTGHSECDAILSENGRVNAVPGLFAGNIDASLIHEAAIGKIAGEQITKLCTLGLTEEEAERKIIDGFLK, from the coding sequence ATGAACAGTATTACAGAACAGCTTCTCAGCGTGGTTTCAGACTGGGACGGCAGCTACAAGGGTGCATACAATATCCGTGAAGACGGAGGGTGCGCAGGAAGGCAGTCATCAGAGAACATCAAAATAGAGCCTAAGAGCGACAACCCGGGTATCGTTATAAAGATCAGTTCAAAGGCTCAGAATGAGACGGTTTATATCCCTGCATGCGTTACAAAAGCCGGCGTAAACGATCTTGTTTACAATGACTTCATCGTTGAGGACGGTGCTGACGTTATCATCGTAGCAGGATGCGGCGTTCACAGCGAAGGCGAGGAGGAAGCAAGACACAACGGTATCCACCGCTTCTTCATCGGCAAAAACGCAAAGGTCATCTACAAGGAAAAGCACATCGGTACCGGTAACGGCAAGGGTGCAAAGAGAATAGATCCTGTAACTGACGTTGAAATGGATGAAAACTCATACATGGAAATGGATACAGTCCAGATAGGCGGCGTTACATCCACAAGCCGTCTCACAACAGCCAGGCTCGGAAAGGACGCAAAGCTCGTTATCAGGGAGCGCCTCATGACCGAAGGCGATGAAAAGGCAAAGTCGGACTTCAAGGTGGATATGAACGGCGACGGCTCAAGTGTTGACCTCGTTTCAAGATCTGTTGCACGCGGCAGTTCATATCAGGAATTTGTTTCGACGATCAACGGTAACTGTAAGTGTACAGGCCATTCCGAATGTGATGCCATCCTTTCTGAAAACGGCCGTGTAAATGCTGTTCCGGGCCTTTTTGCCGGCAACATCGACGCGTCACTCATCCACGAGGCTGCCATCGGCAAGATCGCAGGCGAGCAGATCACAAAGCTCTGCACACTCGGACTTACTGAGGAGGAAGCTGAAAGAAAGATCATTGACGGATTTCTTAAGTGA
- a CDS encoding Gx transporter family protein encodes MLAALALIIFIVESRIPTLAPIPGMKLGLANIITVYAVYRFKPSEAAMILAVRLVLGSVFCR; translated from the coding sequence ATGCTTGCGGCTCTTGCACTTATTATTTTTATAGTCGAATCACGAATACCGACGCTGGCTCCCATACCGGGAATGAAGCTTGGTCTTGCCAATATAATCACCGTATATGCGGTGTACCGCTTTAAACCATCCGAGGCAGCCATGATACTTGCAGTCAGACTTGTCTTGGGATCAGTGTTTTGCCGGTAA
- a CDS encoding Gx transporter family protein, protein MRKIIPEKNMYLASAAGAVFHNTGQILAACLIMRSSAVFFYYPFLIVSGIIAGLFTGFCAMFVIKRLKRC, encoded by the coding sequence ATGCGAAAGATAATTCCCGAAAAGAATATGTATCTTGCCAGTGCAGCCGGAGCGGTATTTCACAACACCGGTCAGATACTTGCTGCCTGCCTGATAATGCGTTCTTCCGCGGTGTTTTTCTACTACCCTTTTCTCATAGTTTCAGGTATCATCGCAGGCCTGTTTACCGGCTTCTGCGCCATGTTCGTGATAAAGCGTCTGAAACGCTGTTGA